A window of the Streptomyces finlayi genome harbors these coding sequences:
- a CDS encoding Imm21 family immunity protein: protein MDLTWVESEGGPMIVVEESLRGLWGGYTNSDYENACEVEGYVGLVPFGEPSAPRPALAINDIPAPTAFMEEFLAIVQWISSSSDGRFVEVVRGGIEFVDTWVDGPVVEVNGPLAVFDAALPGTEARADELLLVEIEPAVYRLRTADIESDTGTCARVHKLDRLIQ, encoded by the coding sequence ATGGATCTTACATGGGTTGAGTCGGAGGGCGGGCCGATGATTGTCGTTGAGGAGTCACTGAGAGGTCTCTGGGGCGGCTACACGAACTCCGACTACGAAAACGCGTGTGAGGTCGAAGGCTACGTCGGGCTGGTGCCGTTCGGAGAACCGTCGGCTCCCAGGCCCGCGCTGGCGATCAATGACATCCCCGCCCCGACCGCATTCATGGAGGAGTTCCTTGCCATTGTTCAATGGATCTCGTCGTCCAGCGATGGCCGATTCGTCGAAGTCGTGCGCGGAGGCATCGAATTCGTGGATACATGGGTGGACGGCCCGGTCGTGGAAGTGAACGGTCCGCTCGCCGTGTTCGATGCTGCTCTGCCGGGAACAGAAGCTCGTGCGGACGAACTTCTGCTGGTGGAGATCGAGCCCGCGGTCTATCGACTGAGGACCGCGGATATCGAGTCGGACACCGGTACGTGCGCACGGGTCCACAAGCTCGATCGGTTGATCCAGTGA
- a CDS encoding glutaredoxin domain-containing protein, whose translation MADRTGHGYSSDDEGMVVYWRPGCPYCMKLRLRLRFCGLTYTEVNIWRNPDAAAFVRSVADGHETVPTVTIAGQALVNPSKRQITDAVRSRAPHLLRGAKNL comes from the coding sequence ATGGCGGACCGCACAGGACACGGGTACAGCAGCGATGACGAGGGCATGGTCGTCTACTGGCGGCCCGGCTGCCCGTACTGCATGAAGCTACGGCTCCGGCTCCGCTTCTGCGGACTGACGTACACCGAGGTCAACATCTGGCGGAATCCGGACGCCGCCGCCTTCGTACGGTCGGTCGCGGACGGCCACGAGACCGTGCCGACGGTGACCATCGCCGGCCAGGCCTTGGTGAACCCGTCCAAACGGCAGATCACCGACGCCGTACGGTCCCGCGCACCGCACCTGCTGCGGGGCGCGAAGAACCTTTAG
- a CDS encoding DUF4913 domain-containing protein, giving the protein MTATPPLHDDEQDDMTEDAQRNQAIRHDADIRRDEEDTARPAELFYPNVGEFVADRFIYFVPCPTPESGRTWCPEWYRHAEALSRLDAIWRAWEALRWDAGLGMSNWWLHHVDPHVGALLNPVTGPFARCADGHQTPEPLPMATPPEGLFTDQRSPVSRDPFALG; this is encoded by the coding sequence ATGACAGCTACACCACCGCTACACGACGACGAACAGGACGATATGACCGAGGACGCCCAGCGGAACCAGGCCATCCGGCATGACGCAGATATACGGCGGGACGAGGAAGACACGGCCCGCCCGGCCGAGCTGTTCTACCCGAACGTCGGCGAGTTCGTCGCGGACCGGTTCATCTATTTCGTCCCCTGTCCCACACCCGAGTCCGGGCGGACGTGGTGCCCCGAGTGGTACCGGCACGCCGAAGCCCTGTCCCGGCTAGACGCCATATGGCGTGCCTGGGAGGCTCTGCGCTGGGACGCGGGACTCGGCATGTCGAACTGGTGGCTCCACCACGTGGATCCCCACGTAGGAGCCCTGCTGAACCCCGTCACCGGACCGTTCGCCCGCTGCGCCGACGGCCACCAGACCCCCGAGCCGCTGCCGATGGCCACCCCACCGGAAGGACTGTTCACCGATCAGCGGTCGCCGGTGTCCCGAGACCCTTTCGCCCTCGGCTAG
- the pcaDC gene encoding bifunctional 3-oxoadipate enol-lactonase/4-carboxymuconolactone decarboxylase PcaDC — translation MWEREWVSQKNVETLKYRFDGPEDAPVLVIGPSLGTTWHMWDRQMPELAQHWRVFRYDLPGHGGAPAHPATGIGDLADRLLATLDSLGVQRFGYAGCSIGGAIGTELALRHPDRVASLALVAASPRFGSADEFRQRGVIVRTNGLEPMARTAPEAWFTPGFVAAQPAIVEWAVQMVRTTDPGCYIAACEALAAFDIRTELGRITVPTLVLVGAEDQVTGPAEARTLVAGIPDARLALVPGASHLAPVEQPGAVTDLLLTHFSTAWQDTLGPIPVPPAVPALSVHFAPVAEIAPAAVVPEATAAAGQDRYERGIKVRREVLGDAHVDGALAASDAFTEDFEDLLTRYTWGEVWNREGLDRRTRSCVTLTALVASGRLESLAADTRAALRNGLTPDEIKEVLLQSAVYCGMPAAGAAFAIARGVIQEVTRPPA, via the coding sequence ATGTGGGAGCGTGAGTGGGTGAGTCAGAAGAACGTTGAAACCCTGAAATACCGCTTTGACGGGCCGGAAGACGCTCCGGTCCTGGTGATCGGGCCGTCTCTGGGTACCACATGGCACATGTGGGATCGGCAGATGCCCGAGCTCGCCCAGCACTGGCGGGTCTTCCGGTACGACCTGCCGGGCCACGGCGGCGCCCCCGCCCACCCCGCCACCGGCATCGGCGATCTCGCCGACCGGCTGCTCGCCACGCTCGACAGCCTCGGAGTCCAGCGTTTCGGGTACGCGGGCTGCTCCATCGGCGGCGCGATCGGCACCGAGCTGGCGCTGCGCCACCCCGACCGGGTCGCCTCGCTGGCCCTCGTGGCGGCCTCGCCCCGGTTCGGCAGTGCCGACGAGTTCCGCCAGCGCGGCGTGATCGTCCGTACCAACGGCCTGGAGCCGATGGCCCGTACCGCCCCTGAGGCCTGGTTCACCCCCGGCTTCGTGGCTGCCCAGCCCGCCATCGTCGAATGGGCGGTCCAGATGGTCCGCACGACCGATCCGGGCTGCTACATCGCCGCGTGCGAAGCGCTTGCCGCCTTCGACATACGGACGGAACTCGGCCGCATCACCGTCCCCACCCTCGTCCTGGTCGGCGCGGAGGACCAGGTCACCGGGCCCGCCGAGGCCCGCACACTGGTCGCCGGCATACCCGACGCCCGGCTCGCGCTCGTCCCCGGCGCCTCCCACCTGGCCCCCGTCGAGCAGCCCGGAGCCGTCACCGACCTGCTCCTCACGCACTTCTCCACGGCCTGGCAGGACACCCTGGGCCCGATCCCCGTACCACCAGCCGTCCCGGCTCTCTCCGTCCACTTCGCACCCGTCGCGGAGATCGCCCCGGCGGCCGTCGTGCCCGAAGCGACGGCAGCAGCAGGCCAGGACCGCTACGAGAGGGGCATTAAGGTCCGCCGCGAGGTGCTGGGGGACGCGCATGTGGACGGTGCGCTCGCCGCGTCCGACGCCTTCACCGAGGACTTCGAGGACCTCCTCACCCGTTACACGTGGGGCGAGGTCTGGAACCGCGAGGGCCTCGACCGCCGCACCCGCAGCTGTGTCACGCTCACGGCGCTCGTCGCCTCGGGCCGGCTGGAGAGTCTCGCCGCCGACACGAGGGCCGCGCTGCGCAACGGGCTCACCCCCGACGAGATCAAGGAAGTGCTGCTCCAGTCCGCCGTGTACTGCGGTATGCCGGCCGCGGGCGCCGCGTTCGCCATCGCCAGGGGAGTCATACAGGAGGTAACCAGGCCGCCCGCGTAG
- a CDS encoding exodeoxyribonuclease III, which yields MRIATWNVNSITARLPRLLAWLESTGTDVLCLQETKCATEQYPAEALRELGYESAVNATGRWNGVALISRVGLADVVTGLPGGPDFEGVQEPRAISATCGPVRLWSVYVPNGREVAHDHYTYKLAWLEALQKAVAADAAGSQPFAVLGDFNVAPADEDVWDPALFEGATHVTPAERAALASLRQEGLSDVMPRPLKYDRPYTFWDYRELRFPKNKGMRIDLVYGNAPFTASVRDSYVDREERKGKGASDHAPVVVDLDL from the coding sequence ATGCGCATCGCCACCTGGAACGTCAATTCGATCACCGCCCGCCTCCCGAGGCTGCTGGCCTGGCTGGAGAGCACCGGCACCGACGTGCTGTGCCTCCAGGAGACCAAATGCGCGACCGAGCAGTATCCGGCCGAGGCCCTGCGCGAGCTGGGCTACGAGTCCGCGGTCAACGCCACGGGCCGGTGGAACGGGGTCGCGCTGATCTCCCGCGTAGGCCTCGCCGATGTCGTCACCGGCCTGCCCGGCGGACCGGATTTCGAGGGGGTGCAGGAGCCGCGCGCCATCTCGGCGACCTGCGGCCCCGTCCGCCTCTGGTCGGTGTACGTGCCGAACGGCCGCGAGGTCGCCCACGACCACTACACGTACAAGCTGGCCTGGCTGGAGGCCCTCCAGAAGGCGGTCGCCGCGGACGCGGCGGGCTCGCAGCCGTTCGCCGTCCTCGGTGACTTCAACGTCGCCCCGGCGGACGAGGACGTCTGGGACCCCGCGCTCTTCGAGGGGGCCACGCATGTCACCCCCGCCGAGCGCGCCGCGCTCGCGAGTCTGCGCCAGGAGGGGCTGTCGGACGTGATGCCGCGCCCCCTCAAGTACGACCGCCCCTACACCTTCTGGGACTACCGGGAGCTCCGCTTCCCGAAGAACAAGGGCATGCGTATCGACCTGGTCTACGGCAACGCCCCGTTCACGGCCTCGGTCAGGGACAGCTACGTGGACCGCGAGGAGCGCAAGGGCAAGGGTGCGTCCGACCACGCCCCGGTGGTCGTCGACCTCGACCTGTGA
- a CDS encoding MBL fold metallo-hydrolase has product MDASPLTLTKKTHSCIRLEREGRAIVIDPGGFSEGDAVAGADAILVTHEHPDHFDEARLRAALAAGPAVEIWTLRSVAEQLSASFPGRVHTVGHGATFTAAGFEVEVHGELHAVIHPDIPRVTNVGFMIDGSVFHPGDALTVPDRPVDTLMLPVMAPWNKISEVIDYVREVRPRRAIDIHDALLTDLARPIYDLQIGKLGGSDHGRLVPGEAAEL; this is encoded by the coding sequence ATGGACGCATCGCCTCTCACTCTCACGAAGAAGACGCACTCCTGTATCCGGCTGGAGAGGGAGGGCCGGGCGATCGTCATCGACCCCGGCGGCTTCTCCGAGGGTGACGCGGTGGCCGGCGCCGACGCGATCCTGGTGACGCACGAGCACCCGGACCACTTCGACGAGGCACGGCTGCGCGCCGCCCTGGCAGCCGGTCCGGCCGTGGAGATCTGGACCCTGCGCAGCGTGGCCGAGCAGCTCTCCGCGTCCTTTCCCGGCCGGGTCCACACCGTGGGCCACGGAGCCACGTTCACCGCCGCCGGTTTCGAAGTGGAGGTGCACGGCGAGCTGCACGCCGTGATCCACCCGGACATCCCCAGAGTCACCAACGTGGGCTTCATGATCGACGGTTCGGTCTTCCACCCCGGTGACGCGCTGACCGTGCCCGACCGTCCGGTGGACACGCTGATGCTGCCGGTGATGGCCCCGTGGAACAAGATCTCCGAGGTCATCGACTACGTCCGCGAGGTCCGGCCGCGGCGTGCCATCGACATCCACGACGCCCTGCTCACCGATCTCGCACGCCCGATCTACGACCTGCAGATCGGCAAGCTGGGCGGCTCCGACCACGGCAGGCTGGTCCCGGGCGAGGCCGCCGAACTCTGA